The proteins below come from a single Bombyx mori chromosome 19, ASM3026992v2 genomic window:
- the LOC101741195 gene encoding probable beta-hexosaminidase fdl isoform X3 produces MILVSRYYLVLGLQILVTFSNCSFRLKILLTPSRTVQEYLQESFELFREDVKRLEQSAFGFEERRSVLVRIAINGSEDPRMRIDTEENYKLVIRPNSDDGLMLVDISASTFCGARHGLETLIQLIWFDPYVASLFMLEAASVDDSPRFKYRGLLLDTARNYFPVRDLMRTIDGMAISKLNTFHWHVTDTQAFPLQLDSVKHLSKRGAYSLRDVYTKDDVRALVHRARLRGIRVLIEIDVPSHVGPTWSFSSDSETDDLSLCTNAQPWSPLCHEPPCGQLNPRNTDLFLLLEQVFTEIIQLTGVDDLFHMGGDDVSLECWEHYFNDTNSENYLIEFTRSSLDRLRYVNGRLPNLTLFWFSSISDRIKTDLKESADFIGLQLREFTWKHKSINGIRTVISHEDAWDLNNGMGAWYDTNGGIPYNSWQHVYEHRPWAKDVANIEGGEATVWSSTLSDDDLDATVWPRAAALAERLWTDRAEGATRPVHARLDLHRSRLVARGLKAAPIWSMWCTQNPYTC; encoded by the exons ATGATACTTGTATCGAGATACTATCTAGTACTTGGATTGCAAATTCTTGTCACATTTTCCAATTGTAGTTTCAG attgaaaatattattaactccATCCCGTACGGTTCAAGAATATCTACAAGAGTCCTTTGAATTATTTCGGGAAGATGTTAAAAGACTCGAACAGTCAGCATTTGGTTTCGAAGAGCGGCGAAGTGTACTCGTCCGGATTGCCATAAATGGTAGTGAAGATCCACGAATGCGTATAGATACTGAAGAAAACTACAAACTTGTAATTCGCCCTAATTCCGATGACGGTTTGATGCTCGTAGATATATCTGCATCTACGTTCTGTGGTGCACGTCATGGCTTAGAaactttaatacaattaatatggTTTGATCCTTACGTCGCATCACTGTTTATGCTAGAAGCTGCATCAGTTGACGATTCGCCTCGATTCAAATACCGGGGGCTGTTATTAGACACAGCGCGTAATTATTTTCCGGTTCGTGATCTCATGCGAACTATTGATGGTATGGCCATTTCTAAGCTTAACACCTTTCACTGGCATGTAACCGATACCCAAGCATTCCCTTTACAATTAGACAGTGTAAAACATTTATCAAAACGAGGAGCCTACAGTCTGAGAGATGTTTACACAAAAGATGACGTCAGAGCATTAGTGCATCGTGCGAGATTACGTGGGATACGAGTTCTGATAGAAATAGATGTACCATCTCATGTTGGTCCAACCTGGAGTTTCAGTTCAGATTCGGAAACTGATGATCTTTCTTTATGTACCAACGCTCAACCTTGGAGTCCATTATGTCATGAGCCTCCTTGTGGGCAATTAAATCCACGAAACACTgatttgtttttacttttagaGCAAGTTTTTACAGAAATCATCCAGCTCACTGGAGTCGATGATTTGTTTCACATGGGAGGCGACGATGTGTCACTAGAATGTTGGGAACATTATTTCAATGATACTAACAGTGAAAACTATTTGATAGAATTTACCCGGTCTTCGTTAGATCGGCTACGCTATGTCAATGGCCGATTACCCAATCTAACATTATTTTGGTTTTCTTCCATAAGCGACCGTATCAAGACTGATTTGAAAGAGTCCGCGGACTTTATAGGTTTGCAGTTACGAGAATTCACATGGAAACATAAGTCTATTAATGGAATACGAACAGTCATTTCACACGAAGACGCATGGGACCTGAATAATGGAATGGGAGCTTGGTATGACACTAATGGTGGTATCCCTTACAATTCATGGCAACATGTGTATGAACACCGGCCATGGGCGAAAGATGTCGCTAATATAGAAGGAGGGGAGGCAACAGTTTGGTCCTCGACTTTAAGTGATGATGATCTCGATGCCACGGTGTGGCCTAGGGCGGCTGCTTTAGCAGAAAGACTATGGACAGACCGTGCCGAAGGCGCGACCCGTCCGGTACATGCGAGGTTAGATTTGCATCGCTCTCGGTTGGTTGCGCGGGGTCTAAAAGCAGCACCTATATGGTCTATGTGGTGCACTCAAAACCCTTACAcgtgttaa
- the LOC101741195 gene encoding probable beta-hexosaminidase fdl isoform X1 yields the protein MILVSRYYLVLGLQILVTFSNCSFSRSKNPLWTWECINEKCVPSRPDPTNKLQSLETCNMLCAGGQIWPQPRGAISLSTTAVPVHADSFRLKILLTPSRTVQEYLQESFELFREDVKRLEQSAFGFEERRSVLVRIAINGSEDPRMRIDTEENYKLVIRPNSDDGLMLVDISASTFCGARHGLETLIQLIWFDPYVASLFMLEAASVDDSPRFKYRGLLLDTARNYFPVRDLMRTIDGMAISKLNTFHWHVTDTQAFPLQLDSVKHLSKRGAYSLRDVYTKDDVRALVHRARLRGIRVLIEIDVPSHVGPTWSFSSDSETDDLSLCTNAQPWSPLCHEPPCGQLNPRNTDLFLLLEQVFTEIIQLTGVDDLFHMGGDDVSLECWEHYFNDTNSENYLIEFTRSSLDRLRYVNGRLPNLTLFWFSSISDRIKTDLKESADFIGLQLREFTWKHKSINGIRTVISHEDAWDLNNGMGAWYDTNGGIPYNSWQHVYEHRPWAKDVANIEGGEATVWSSTLSDDDLDATVWPRAAALAERLWTDRAEGATRPVHARLDLHRSRLVARGLKAAPIWSMWCTQNPYTC from the exons ATGATACTTGTATCGAGATACTATCTAGTACTTGGATTGCAAATTCTTGTCACATTTTCCAATTGTAGTTTCAG CAGGAGCAAAAATCCTTTATGGACTTGGGAATGTATTAATGAAAAATGTGTACCATCTCGTCCCGATCCCACGAATAAATTACAATCTCTGGAAACATGTAACATGTTGTGTGCAGGAGGTCAAATTTGGCCTCAACCAAGGGGAGCGATCAGCCTTTCCACAACCGCTGTGCCAGTACACGCTGACTCTTTCagattgaaaatattattaactccATCCCGTACGGTTCAAGAATATCTACAAGAGTCCTTTGAATTATTTCGGGAAGATGTTAAAAGACTCGAACAGTCAGCATTTGGTTTCGAAGAGCGGCGAAGTGTACTCGTCCGGATTGCCATAAATGGTAGTGAAGATCCACGAATGCGTATAGATACTGAAGAAAACTACAAACTTGTAATTCGCCCTAATTCCGATGACGGTTTGATGCTCGTAGATATATCTGCATCTACGTTCTGTGGTGCACGTCATGGCTTAGAaactttaatacaattaatatggTTTGATCCTTACGTCGCATCACTGTTTATGCTAGAAGCTGCATCAGTTGACGATTCGCCTCGATTCAAATACCGGGGGCTGTTATTAGACACAGCGCGTAATTATTTTCCGGTTCGTGATCTCATGCGAACTATTGATGGTATGGCCATTTCTAAGCTTAACACCTTTCACTGGCATGTAACCGATACCCAAGCATTCCCTTTACAATTAGACAGTGTAAAACATTTATCAAAACGAGGAGCCTACAGTCTGAGAGATGTTTACACAAAAGATGACGTCAGAGCATTAGTGCATCGTGCGAGATTACGTGGGATACGAGTTCTGATAGAAATAGATGTACCATCTCATGTTGGTCCAACCTGGAGTTTCAGTTCAGATTCGGAAACTGATGATCTTTCTTTATGTACCAACGCTCAACCTTGGAGTCCATTATGTCATGAGCCTCCTTGTGGGCAATTAAATCCACGAAACACTgatttgtttttacttttagaGCAAGTTTTTACAGAAATCATCCAGCTCACTGGAGTCGATGATTTGTTTCACATGGGAGGCGACGATGTGTCACTAGAATGTTGGGAACATTATTTCAATGATACTAACAGTGAAAACTATTTGATAGAATTTACCCGGTCTTCGTTAGATCGGCTACGCTATGTCAATGGCCGATTACCCAATCTAACATTATTTTGGTTTTCTTCCATAAGCGACCGTATCAAGACTGATTTGAAAGAGTCCGCGGACTTTATAGGTTTGCAGTTACGAGAATTCACATGGAAACATAAGTCTATTAATGGAATACGAACAGTCATTTCACACGAAGACGCATGGGACCTGAATAATGGAATGGGAGCTTGGTATGACACTAATGGTGGTATCCCTTACAATTCATGGCAACATGTGTATGAACACCGGCCATGGGCGAAAGATGTCGCTAATATAGAAGGAGGGGAGGCAACAGTTTGGTCCTCGACTTTAAGTGATGATGATCTCGATGCCACGGTGTGGCCTAGGGCGGCTGCTTTAGCAGAAAGACTATGGACAGACCGTGCCGAAGGCGCGACCCGTCCGGTACATGCGAGGTTAGATTTGCATCGCTCTCGGTTGGTTGCGCGGGGTCTAAAAGCAGCACCTATATGGTCTATGTGGTGCACTCAAAACCCTTACAcgtgttaa
- the LOC101741195 gene encoding probable beta-hexosaminidase fdl isoform X2 encodes MILVSRYYLVLGLQILVTFSNCSFRSKNPLWTWECINEKCVPSRPDPTNKLQSLETCNMLCAGGQIWPQPRGAISLSTTAVPVHADSFRLKILLTPSRTVQEYLQESFELFREDVKRLEQSAFGFEERRSVLVRIAINGSEDPRMRIDTEENYKLVIRPNSDDGLMLVDISASTFCGARHGLETLIQLIWFDPYVASLFMLEAASVDDSPRFKYRGLLLDTARNYFPVRDLMRTIDGMAISKLNTFHWHVTDTQAFPLQLDSVKHLSKRGAYSLRDVYTKDDVRALVHRARLRGIRVLIEIDVPSHVGPTWSFSSDSETDDLSLCTNAQPWSPLCHEPPCGQLNPRNTDLFLLLEQVFTEIIQLTGVDDLFHMGGDDVSLECWEHYFNDTNSENYLIEFTRSSLDRLRYVNGRLPNLTLFWFSSISDRIKTDLKESADFIGLQLREFTWKHKSINGIRTVISHEDAWDLNNGMGAWYDTNGGIPYNSWQHVYEHRPWAKDVANIEGGEATVWSSTLSDDDLDATVWPRAAALAERLWTDRAEGATRPVHARLDLHRSRLVARGLKAAPIWSMWCTQNPYTC; translated from the exons ATGATACTTGTATCGAGATACTATCTAGTACTTGGATTGCAAATTCTTGTCACATTTTCCAATTGTAGTTTCAG GAGCAAAAATCCTTTATGGACTTGGGAATGTATTAATGAAAAATGTGTACCATCTCGTCCCGATCCCACGAATAAATTACAATCTCTGGAAACATGTAACATGTTGTGTGCAGGAGGTCAAATTTGGCCTCAACCAAGGGGAGCGATCAGCCTTTCCACAACCGCTGTGCCAGTACACGCTGACTCTTTCagattgaaaatattattaactccATCCCGTACGGTTCAAGAATATCTACAAGAGTCCTTTGAATTATTTCGGGAAGATGTTAAAAGACTCGAACAGTCAGCATTTGGTTTCGAAGAGCGGCGAAGTGTACTCGTCCGGATTGCCATAAATGGTAGTGAAGATCCACGAATGCGTATAGATACTGAAGAAAACTACAAACTTGTAATTCGCCCTAATTCCGATGACGGTTTGATGCTCGTAGATATATCTGCATCTACGTTCTGTGGTGCACGTCATGGCTTAGAaactttaatacaattaatatggTTTGATCCTTACGTCGCATCACTGTTTATGCTAGAAGCTGCATCAGTTGACGATTCGCCTCGATTCAAATACCGGGGGCTGTTATTAGACACAGCGCGTAATTATTTTCCGGTTCGTGATCTCATGCGAACTATTGATGGTATGGCCATTTCTAAGCTTAACACCTTTCACTGGCATGTAACCGATACCCAAGCATTCCCTTTACAATTAGACAGTGTAAAACATTTATCAAAACGAGGAGCCTACAGTCTGAGAGATGTTTACACAAAAGATGACGTCAGAGCATTAGTGCATCGTGCGAGATTACGTGGGATACGAGTTCTGATAGAAATAGATGTACCATCTCATGTTGGTCCAACCTGGAGTTTCAGTTCAGATTCGGAAACTGATGATCTTTCTTTATGTACCAACGCTCAACCTTGGAGTCCATTATGTCATGAGCCTCCTTGTGGGCAATTAAATCCACGAAACACTgatttgtttttacttttagaGCAAGTTTTTACAGAAATCATCCAGCTCACTGGAGTCGATGATTTGTTTCACATGGGAGGCGACGATGTGTCACTAGAATGTTGGGAACATTATTTCAATGATACTAACAGTGAAAACTATTTGATAGAATTTACCCGGTCTTCGTTAGATCGGCTACGCTATGTCAATGGCCGATTACCCAATCTAACATTATTTTGGTTTTCTTCCATAAGCGACCGTATCAAGACTGATTTGAAAGAGTCCGCGGACTTTATAGGTTTGCAGTTACGAGAATTCACATGGAAACATAAGTCTATTAATGGAATACGAACAGTCATTTCACACGAAGACGCATGGGACCTGAATAATGGAATGGGAGCTTGGTATGACACTAATGGTGGTATCCCTTACAATTCATGGCAACATGTGTATGAACACCGGCCATGGGCGAAAGATGTCGCTAATATAGAAGGAGGGGAGGCAACAGTTTGGTCCTCGACTTTAAGTGATGATGATCTCGATGCCACGGTGTGGCCTAGGGCGGCTGCTTTAGCAGAAAGACTATGGACAGACCGTGCCGAAGGCGCGACCCGTCCGGTACATGCGAGGTTAGATTTGCATCGCTCTCGGTTGGTTGCGCGGGGTCTAAAAGCAGCACCTATATGGTCTATGTGGTGCACTCAAAACCCTTACAcgtgttaa
- the LOC101741753 gene encoding phosphorylated adapter RNA export protein, with amino-acid sequence MMSTTEVEIDFDPTSEREEGELEDSDVEEGTYIPLTRPEAFNPPSLVHMQIQDEQSDDPSPESSATDSDEEPRRRAKRTKVRPRRPQPQPQNNKREKYNVWYRALQEELLSEDMIGFDVSKKRRYGVESYDYTIKYRLEEELASGNAFTKNSNSNRDVTSNKRKHSDRSNVKLRLGKRINSNSHIEEKHAPKYLKDLMVNAEDPLDIVASDIADKLSEEKKELIHRIVGAIGSQKAMELFKETQKIEADGGMLVMNGTRRRTPGGVYFFLLKRDDEISQDVVSKLFAEEKKENTRRIKKIHNKSRQKAMEQLKQTLTDSELPSLVSRGETTAQSEHGSNPPPSPATDARECSSDTDAHSHTEADAHALTEEHSHARTQADAPAPSAPAAPSVSNDPRSIQEYEDDDFLDVMCNDDMDLF; translated from the exons ATGATGTCGACAACAGAAGTGGAAATAGACTTTGATCCAACAAGCGAGCGCGAAGAGGGGGAG tTGGAAGATTCAGATGTAGAAGAAGGTACCTATATCCCCTTAACAAGACCAGAAGCTTTCAACCCTCCATCCTTAGTACACATGCAAATTCAAGATGAACAAAGCGATGATCCATCACCAGAGTCATCAGCTACAGATTCTGATGAAGAACCCAGGAGGCGTGCTAAACGCACAAAAGTCAGACCAAGAAGGCCGCAACCTCAACCCCAAAATAATAAAAGGGAGAAATATAATGTGTGGTATAGAGCTTTGCAG GAAGAACTACTCTCGGAAGACATGATTGGTTTCGATGTCTCAAAGAAACGAAGATATGGTGTTGAATCTTATGATTACACAATAAAGTACCGATTAGAAGAAGAGTTAGCATCAGGAAATGCTTTTACAAAAAATAGCAACTCCAATAGAGATGTGACGTCTAACAAACGAAAGCACTCTGACAGATCTAATGTAAAGCTAAGATTGGGTAAAAGAATTAATAGTAATTCTCATATTGAAGAGAAACATGCTCCAAAATACTTGAAGGATTTGATGGTTAATGCAGAAGATCCGTTAGATATAGTAGCATCTGATATAGCTGATAAATtatcagaagaaaaaaaagaattaatac ACAGAATCGTAGGAGCAATTGGATCACAGAAAGCAATGGAATTGTTTAAAGAAACACAGAAAATAGAGGCTGATGGTGGCATGCTTGTAATG AATGGAACACGTCGTAGGACCCCAGGCggtgtgtatttttttcttctgaaGCGTGATGACGAAATCTCCCAGGACGTAGTCAGTAAACTTTTCGCTGAAGAAAAAAAGGAGAATACGCGCCGTATAAAgaaaattcacaataaaagtCGTCAGAAAGCTATGGAGCAACTAAAACAAACTTTAACcg ACTCGGAGCTACCGTCGTTAGTATCTCGCGGCGAGACAACGGCACAATCGGAGCACGGATCGAATCCACCCCCCTCCCCGGCGACGGACGCCCGTGAGTGTTCCAGTGACACGGACGCGCACTCGCACACTGAGGCGGACGCGCACGCACTAACAGAGGAGCACTCGCACGCGCGAACACAGGCGGACGCGCCTGCGCCGTCAGCACCTGCCGCCCCGTCCGTCAGCAACGACCCCCGCTCCATACAAGAATACGAAGACGACGACTTCCTTGATGTCATGTGTAATGATGACATGGACCTGTTCTAA
- the MHF2 gene encoding centromere protein X-like has protein sequence MARNIKDNNNIDPATLLSNVKSTIKKDVIKELLENHFQESKTKIAPHALMLLADVAKCLVTETCLRAVKQAQREGSNKVDVEHIEKCLPQLMLDFP, from the exons ATGGCCCGCAATATTAaggacaataataatattgatcCGGCTACTTTATTGTCTAATGTGAAAAGTACAATTAAAAAG GATGTAATAAAGGAACTATTAGAAAACCACTTCCAAGAAAGTAAAACCAAGATTGCCCCACATGCTCTTATGTTGTTGGCAGATGTGGCCAAATGTCTGGTCACCGAGACATGCCTGCGTGCAGTCAAACAAGCACAGAGAGAGGGTTCTAACAAAGTTGATGTAGAACATATTGAGAAATGTTTACCCCAGCTG ATGCTGGACTTcccttaa
- the MHF2 gene encoding centromere protein X-like isoform X1, protein MARNIKDNNNIDPATLLSNVKSTIKKDVIKELLENHFQESKTKIAPHALMLLADVAKCLVTETCLRAVKQAQREGSNKVDVEHIEKCLPQLVIIDQNFSPLFSVQMAQPMSRVGNRM, encoded by the exons ATGGCCCGCAATATTAaggacaataataatattgatcCGGCTACTTTATTGTCTAATGTGAAAAGTACAATTAAAAAG GATGTAATAAAGGAACTATTAGAAAACCACTTCCAAGAAAGTAAAACCAAGATTGCCCCACATGCTCTTATGTTGTTGGCAGATGTGGCCAAATGTCTGGTCACCGAGACATGCCTGCGTGCAGTCAAACAAGCACAGAGAGAGGGTTCTAACAAAGTTGATGTAGAACATATTGAGAAATGTTTACCCCAGCTGGTAATTATAGACCAAAATTTTTCTCCTCTTTTCTCTGTACAGATGGCTCAACCAATGTCCCGAGTAGGAAATAGAATGTAA